The following proteins are co-located in the Pedobacter sp. FW305-3-2-15-E-R2A2 genome:
- the carB gene encoding carbamoyl-phosphate synthase large subunit, translated as MPKDTSIRSVLIIGSGPIIIGQACEFDYSGSQAALSLKEEGIEVSIINSNPATIMTDKVIGDHVYLWPLTVDSIEQILIERKIDAVLPTMGGQTALNLCKEAEERGVWEKYGVRVIGVDVAAIEKTENREAFRQLMIDIGVGVAPSRIANSFLEGKEAAQEIGYPLVIRPSYTLGGSGGGFVHKKEEFDHALQRGLEASPTHEVLVEKAVLGWKEYELELLRDSNDNVIIICSIENFDPMGIHTGDSITVAPAMTLSDRCYQDMRNQAIKMMRAIGNFAGGCNVQFSVNPDNDDIIAIEINPRVSRSSALASKATGYPIAKIASKLAIGYNLDEIENQITKTTSAYFEPTLDYVIVKVPRWNFDKFKGANMELGLQMKSVGEVMSIGRSFIEALQKACQSLEIGRAGLGADGKHNRSIEEIMHGLEHPSWNRLFLIKDAMSMGVPLESIRKVTKIDKWFLAQIQELVHLETELKRYSLNNVPKDFFFTLKQKGFSDIQIAYLLGNVTEDEVYERRKSLGIKRVYKMVDTCAAEFAAQTPYYYSTFEEENESTPSDRKKVIVLGSGPNRIGQGIEFDYSCVHGLLAAKESGYEAIMINCNPETVSTDFNMADKLYFEPVFWEHVREIIELEKPEGVIVQLGGQTALKMAEKLHENGIKIIGTSYNDMDVAEDRGRFSDLLKELEIPYPKYGVAENAEEAIVVAHEVGYPVLVRPSYVLGGQGMSIVINDEDLEKAVVKLLGDLPGNRVLIDHFLDRAEETESDSICDGEDVHIIGLMEHIEPAGIHSGDSSAVLPPFSLSEKVMNDMEAYSKKIAKALNVIGLLNIQFAVKDEKVYVIEANPRASRTVPFIAKAYDVPYINIAAKVMLGANKLKDFTIVRKLEGYAIKEPVFSFDKFPEVAKELGPEMKSTGEAIRFIKNLEDPYFRKLYKDKSMYLSK; from the coding sequence ATGCCTAAAGACACCTCCATACGCTCAGTATTAATTATCGGATCGGGACCTATTATCATTGGTCAAGCTTGTGAATTTGATTATTCAGGATCTCAAGCTGCCTTATCTTTAAAGGAAGAGGGGATTGAAGTTTCAATCATCAACTCTAATCCTGCAACCATCATGACCGACAAGGTGATTGGGGATCATGTTTACCTGTGGCCTTTAACGGTAGACTCCATTGAGCAGATTTTAATAGAACGTAAAATCGATGCAGTTTTGCCTACTATGGGCGGACAAACCGCTTTGAATCTTTGTAAAGAAGCAGAAGAACGCGGTGTCTGGGAAAAATACGGAGTAAGGGTAATCGGGGTAGACGTTGCCGCGATTGAGAAAACCGAAAACAGAGAAGCCTTCCGTCAGTTGATGATTGACATAGGTGTAGGTGTAGCGCCATCCAGAATTGCTAATTCCTTCTTAGAAGGTAAAGAAGCTGCTCAGGAAATTGGTTATCCATTGGTTATCCGTCCTTCTTATACATTGGGAGGTTCAGGTGGAGGTTTCGTGCATAAAAAAGAAGAATTTGACCACGCATTACAGCGTGGACTGGAAGCTTCTCCAACGCATGAAGTATTGGTAGAAAAAGCCGTATTGGGATGGAAAGAATACGAATTGGAATTGTTGAGAGATAGCAATGACAACGTAATTATTATCTGCTCAATTGAAAATTTTGATCCAATGGGAATCCATACCGGGGATTCCATTACCGTAGCGCCGGCAATGACCTTATCGGACCGTTGCTACCAGGATATGCGTAATCAGGCCATTAAAATGATGCGCGCCATTGGTAACTTTGCAGGAGGATGTAACGTCCAGTTCTCTGTAAACCCTGACAATGATGATATTATCGCTATCGAGATCAATCCAAGGGTGTCACGCTCTTCGGCACTGGCAAGTAAAGCAACAGGATATCCTATCGCTAAGATTGCTTCTAAGTTAGCCATCGGTTATAACTTGGATGAGATCGAAAATCAAATTACAAAAACAACCTCTGCTTACTTCGAACCTACTTTAGATTATGTAATCGTAAAAGTACCACGCTGGAACTTTGATAAATTCAAGGGTGCCAATATGGAACTTGGATTGCAGATGAAATCTGTAGGTGAAGTGATGTCTATTGGTCGCAGTTTCATAGAAGCATTGCAGAAAGCCTGTCAGAGTTTAGAAATTGGTAGAGCCGGACTGGGTGCAGATGGTAAACATAACAGAAGCATTGAAGAGATCATGCACGGATTGGAGCATCCAAGTTGGAATCGTTTGTTCTTAATCAAAGATGCAATGAGCATGGGTGTGCCTCTGGAGTCTATCCGTAAGGTAACCAAAATTGATAAATGGTTCCTGGCACAGATTCAGGAGCTGGTACATCTGGAAACAGAATTGAAAAGATATTCTTTGAACAATGTTCCTAAGGATTTCTTCTTCACACTAAAACAAAAAGGATTCTCGGATATCCAGATTGCTTACTTGTTGGGCAATGTAACAGAGGATGAGGTTTACGAACGCAGAAAGTCATTAGGCATCAAACGTGTTTATAAAATGGTAGATACTTGTGCTGCTGAATTTGCTGCACAGACCCCATATTACTACTCTACATTTGAAGAAGAGAACGAATCGACTCCATCTGATAGAAAAAAGGTGATCGTACTGGGCTCAGGACCTAACCGTATCGGACAAGGAATTGAGTTTGATTACTCTTGTGTACATGGTTTGCTGGCTGCGAAAGAAAGCGGTTATGAAGCGATCATGATCAACTGTAATCCTGAGACGGTATCTACCGATTTCAATATGGCTGACAAGTTATACTTTGAGCCGGTATTCTGGGAGCATGTTCGTGAGATCATCGAGCTGGAAAAACCAGAAGGTGTAATCGTTCAGTTGGGTGGACAGACTGCTTTGAAAATGGCAGAGAAACTTCATGAAAATGGCATTAAGATTATCGGTACTTCGTACAACGATATGGATGTTGCCGAAGACAGGGGACGTTTCTCAGACCTTCTTAAAGAGTTAGAAATTCCATATCCAAAATATGGTGTTGCAGAAAATGCAGAAGAGGCAATAGTTGTTGCTCATGAAGTTGGATATCCGGTATTGGTAAGACCAAGTTATGTACTGGGTGGACAAGGGATGAGTATCGTAATCAATGATGAAGACCTGGAGAAAGCAGTAGTTAAGCTATTGGGTGATCTTCCGGGAAATCGTGTGCTGATCGATCATTTCTTAGATAGAGCAGAAGAAACAGAATCTGATTCTATCTGTGATGGAGAAGATGTACATATCATCGGGTTAATGGAACACATTGAGCCTGCAGGTATCCATTCCGGAGATTCAAGTGCAGTATTGCCTCCATTCAGTTTATCTGAAAAGGTAATGAACGACATGGAAGCCTACTCTAAGAAAATCGCAAAAGCATTAAATGTAATTGGATTACTGAATATACAATTCGCTGTAAAAGACGAAAAGGTTTATGTGATCGAAGCGAATCCAAGAGCTTCCAGGACAGTTCCTTTCATTGCTAAGGCTTATGATGTTCCTTACATTAATATTGCCGCTAAGGTGATGCTAGGTGCAAATAAACTGAAAGATTTTACGATTGTGAGAAAGCTGGAAGGTTATGCGATTAAAGAGCCTGTGTTCTCCTTTGATAAATTCCCTGAAGTAGCGAAGGAATTAGGTCCGGAGATGAAATCTACAGGAGAGGCCATCAGGTTTATTAAGAATCTGGAAGATCCTTACTTCAGAAAATTATATAAAGACAAGTCGATGTATCTATCGAAATAA
- a CDS encoding carboxypeptidase-like regulatory domain-containing protein — MKKASLNFIAVLGLSLGLLAFTSIREGGIQGKVTPAEGASQVLAVVGTDTLRAAITNGSFVFSKVKPGTYTVLVKANAPYKDTSVENVAVTDSATTDVGEIKLLQ, encoded by the coding sequence ATGAAAAAGGCAAGTTTAAATTTCATAGCAGTATTAGGGCTCTCATTAGGTTTATTAGCATTTACCTCCATTAGAGAGGGCGGAATCCAGGGAAAAGTTACTCCCGCCGAGGGTGCATCTCAGGTATTGGCGGTTGTCGGTACTGATACATTAAGGGCTGCTATAACAAATGGAAGCTTTGTATTTAGCAAGGTTAAACCAGGGACTTATACCGTTTTGGTAAAGGCAAATGCACCCTATAAAGATACTTCGGTAGAGAACGTTGCAGTTACAGATAGTGCTACTACAGATGTTGGAGAGATCAAATTACTTCAATAG